Sequence from the bacterium genome:
ATCTTCAGCCTGGAGATGTCCAAAGAGCAGCTCACCGAGCGGCTGCTCACCGAGCAGGCACAGATCGACGCGCAGCGCATGCATCGCGGCCTGTTGAGCGAAGCGGAATTCGACCGCGTGTCCAATGCGCTGGGCCCTCTGGGGGAGGCCGCGATCTTCATTGACGACACCCCGGTCATGGACGAGCTGACCCTTCAACTCAAAGCGCGCCAGGCCAAGATGCGCCACAACATCGACATGATCCTCATCGACTACCTGCAGCTGATGCACGGCCGCGCTCGTGGCGACGACAACCGGGTCCAGGAGGTCTCAGCGATCTCCCGAGCCCTCAAGGGCCTGGCTCGTGAACTGCGCGTCCCGGTGATCGCGATCTCACAGCTGAGTCGAGCGCCGGAGCAGCGCCCGGACAAGCGCCCGATCCTGAGCGACCTGAGAGAGTCGGGATGCCTGGCCGGCGACACGCCGATCTATCTCCCGGACACGGGGACGTATGCGCCCATCGGGGAGCTGGTCGGCAAGAGCGGCTTTCGCGTCCTCGCCCTGGACCAGGCAGGGGGGCGCATGGAGGCCAAGGAGGTCTCCAACGCATTCGCCACCGGGCGCAAGTCCGTGTTCAGACTGTCAACCGGGCGGGGCGGCGGCGTCCGCGCCACCGCCAATCACAGGTTCCTGACCCTCCAAGGTTGGCGGCGTCTGGACGAGCTGAAGGCCGGCGATCGGATCGGGTCGGCCACCGAAACTGCAACACGAGCGGCGGGGGCCGGCGAAGTGCGTTGGGACGCGATCCAATCCATCGCTGCCGACGGCGAGGAAGAGGTCTATGACCTGACCGTCAACGACCTCCACAATTTCACTGCGGGAAATGTGATCGTGCACAACTCGATTGAGCAGGACTCCGACGTCGTGATGTTTCTCTTCCGGCCCGAGTACTACAAGTCCGACGAGCGGCCCGGGATCGCCGAGGTGATCGTGGCCAAACACCGCAACGGGCCCACCGGGATGATCGAGCTCAAGTTCCGCCGCGACCACACGCGGTTCTACAACCTGGAGACGCGCCGGCCCGAGCCGGGGACCGCGTAGAGCCTTGGTCATCATCCTTGTCGGCGGCCAGTGGGGCGATGAAGGGAAGGGGAAGGTCATCGACTTCCTCTCCGCCAAGGCGCACATGGTCATCCGGTCGCAGGGTGGCAACAACGCCGGCCACACCGTGATCACCGAGAACGGCGAGTTCAAATTCCAGCTCATCCCGTCGGGCATCCTGTATCCCGAATGCACTTGCATCATCGGCAACGGGGTGGTCGTCGACCCGATCGTCTTGCTGCGGGAGATCTCCCAGCTGCGGGACCGCGGCATCGAGCCGAAGAACCTGATCGTCAGCGAGCGGGCGCACATGGTCATGAGCTACCACCCCCTGTTCGACCAGCTCGAAGAGGAGGCGCGCGGCGACGATCGCCTGGGCACGACGTGGCGCGGCATCGGGCCGGCCTACGCGGACAAGATCCGCAGGATCGGCTTCCGGATCGGCGACCTGCAGAAGGAGGCCTTCATGCGCAAGAAGCTGGCCTTCGTGGTCGACCAGGTGAAGAACCCCGTCCTCACCAAGCTGTATGAGAGGGAGGCTTTCGACTGGTCGAGGATGCTCGACGAGTACATGGGTTACGCCAAGCAGCTCGACCCGCACATCAAGGACACGTTCCCGATCATCCAGGAGGCGCTGGACGGCAACGCCAACATTCTGCTCGAAGGCGCTCAGGCGACGATGCTCGACCTGGACTTCGGCACGTACCCGTACGTGACCAGCTCCAACCCGACGGCCGGTGGCGCGCTCACGGGCAGTGGAATCCCGCCGACCAAGGTCGACCTCACGATCGGTGTCTTCAAGGCCTACACCTCACGCGTCGGTTACGGACCGTTTCCATCTGAGCTGCTGGACGAGGTTGGGGACCAGATCCGCGAGCGGGGCCACGAGTTCGGCACGGTGACCGGCAGGCCGCGCCGGATCGGATGGTTCGACTCCGCGGTCGCTCGCTACGCGGCGCGCTTGAACGGGATCGGGTCCGCGGCGCTGATGCGACTGGACATCCTCGACGATCAGCCACGGTTGAAGATCTGCACGGGTTATGACTTCCGCGGCCGGCGTTACGACCATCCGCTCGCCAACATCTCCCATTACAAGCACTGCGAACCGATCTACGAGGAGATGGAGGGATGGCAGTCCGGCATCGGCTCCGCTCGATGCTGGGACGACCTGCCCCAGCGATGCCGTGACTACGTCGAGCGGATCGGCGAGCTCGTCGGCGTCAGCGTCGACCTGGTGGGCACCGGCCCGCGGCGCGACCAGTTCGTCACCCGCGGCCGCAAGCTTTTCGACTAAAACGGCGGGGCAGCCGAGCCGCGGGCGGCGTGCCCGCAAACGCCCTGAGTCTCAGCTCGCGCGTGGAACGCTCTTGACGACCCTGAGGTTGGCTTCGCGCTCGCGCAGGCGGCGGGTTCGCCGCCACCGCTCGGCGCCGATGGAGCCTCCCCACAGCGCCACCGCGAACAACGCCATGACCGCCTGCACGCCGGCAACGGTCAGGAACGCGGCGTCGATGCCATAGCCGCGCCTTCGCAGGCCCACCGCAAGGAGCCCGGCGCCAAACCCAAGCACCGGCCGGATCGTCCACGAGCCGGGAAGCAGGCGCCGATTCGCAAGCAGCAGCGCGGCCACAAACCACGTCGGTCCACTGTCCAGCTGGAACAGGTAGTCCCAGTGGAAGAAGTAGATCGGGACCAGGGCGCCGATCAGGAAGGTCACGAGCACGACCAGGCTCATCCGGCGCGCGTAGGCCAGCCATGCCGCACCTATCGCCACCGCCAGGAGGGAGGTCGCGAACACCGGCCCCGGGACGTTGCCCACGTAAAGGCGGATGGGATCGATGGGCGCCGATGCGGGGCTGAAGAAGTGATACCAGACCCCGATGGGATCGTTGAAGGCTCTGCCGCTCGCGGGGTTGGTGTACACGAATGGCGCGCCCCTGCTGATCAGGGCGACGGCCGCGTACGCGAGCAGGCCGGCCTGCGCCCGGATCGCCGGGATGTAGCGCGCACGCAGCAGCTCGGCGATCACGGCCAGGGCGGCGATCTCGATTGAGGTGATGAGGCTCGCGCCCGCCCCGATCAGCGCGACGCCGAACACCGTCGCCAGCAGCGGACTCGCGCTTGGTCGGGGTATTTGACGGCGCCACAGCCATCGAGCCGCCAAGTGTCCGCCGATGCCGAACGCGAGGGCGACCGCCAGCATCTCAAGGGCAGGCACCTTGAAAATGACAAGACCGGCGGCAACCGGTGGAGCCAGCGCGATTCCCGTAATCAGGCCGTCCGGGAGCGAGGCCGGTTTGAAGGCGGCCCGGTCCAGCCAGGCCGCTGGTCGAGCCAGCACGCCAGCGATTGTAGGCAAACACCGGTGGTCGGAGGCGGCCGCCGCCCGTCGCGGCGATTCGAATCTCATCCGCCCGCACGCCGGGTTGGGTGATAATCGGCAGGCCCTTGTCGCTTCTTGGCCGACGTCTTGCCGCGACGCTTGCGACGTTGTGGGTGGTGCTCTTCGGCGCTCTGGGCGTGCTCGCGAGCGTGCTACCGGACTCCACCTGGGTGGCGGTGAAGCCGTTGCCGCACCAGGGCCGATCGCCGGTGTTTGCATTGGCCGTCGATCCCACCGACAACCAGCTCCTGATCGCCGCCAACTCCGAAGGCACCCTGATGAGGAGCGCCGACGGCGGATCGACCTGGGACTCGGTGCACACGGGCCGGGCGAGCGTGGACACGCTCGCGTTCAGCCCGTTCAAGGCGGGGCTGGTGCTTGCCGGGACGCGAGGCGCGGGCGCGCTGGCCAGCAGGGACGGCGGGCTGACCTGGTCGACAGTTTCCGGGCTCGACGGGCGCACGGCCCGGGTGTTCGCTTTCTCGCTCACGGTGATGGCCGCCGGCACCGATCACGGCGTCTATGTCAGCCAGGACGGGCTCTCCTGGTCGCCGTCGGGGCTGGCGGATCGCAGCATCGACGCGATCGCCGTCGCGGCCATCCATTCACCGGTGCGCCTGATCGCCGGCAGCGACTCGCCGGCCTCGGGTGGAGGCTTGCCCATGTTTCAGAGCACGGATGGCGGCGCCTCGTGGACTTCGTTGAACGCCGCCATCAGCGGGACGGCGGTCCTCAGCCTGGCCGCGGGTCCGCTGCCGCCCACGAAAGACGTGCGGCCGCTGCTCGTCGGGACGAACGCGGGCCTGTTCGTGTCGACCGACAACGGCGCCTCGTTCACCGCACTCAGCGGCGGGGGTCTGCTGCCGTCGACCGACTACACCCAGCTGGCCTTCGTCACCGATCACCACGATCGCTTCTACGTCGCCAGCGACGGTGGCGGATCGCGCTCGGGCGGCGTGTGGCGTACGGATGACGCCGGCCGAAGCTTCACCTCTCTGGCTCCCCCGGAGCCCTCGATCACCGCGTTGGCGGTTGCCTACAACCAAACGCCGATTCTGTACGCGGCCACCTTCGGTCCGGC
This genomic interval carries:
- a CDS encoding adenylosuccinate synthase, which encodes MVIILVGGQWGDEGKGKVIDFLSAKAHMVIRSQGGNNAGHTVITENGEFKFQLIPSGILYPECTCIIGNGVVVDPIVLLREISQLRDRGIEPKNLIVSERAHMVMSYHPLFDQLEEEARGDDRLGTTWRGIGPAYADKIRRIGFRIGDLQKEAFMRKKLAFVVDQVKNPVLTKLYEREAFDWSRMLDEYMGYAKQLDPHIKDTFPIIQEALDGNANILLEGAQATMLDLDFGTYPYVTSSNPTAGGALTGSGIPPTKVDLTIGVFKAYTSRVGYGPFPSELLDEVGDQIRERGHEFGTVTGRPRRIGWFDSAVARYAARLNGIGSAALMRLDILDDQPRLKICTGYDFRGRRYDHPLANISHYKHCEPIYEEMEGWQSGIGSARCWDDLPQRCRDYVERIGELVGVSVDLVGTGPRRDQFVTRGRKLFD
- the dnaB gene encoding replicative DNA helicase; this translates as MATTIPLSPGRVPPHDLEAEMSVVGSILLDPLSVAKVLQFLHPEDFYRENNGQIYRAALDLFAAGEPIDNVTLAAQLQTMGLLDRVGGRAQLASMQSAVPTAANIEYYGRIVKEKAYKRRLISAGSDIAGYGYDDSVEAEDAINQAQSLVFGVADDRDQRELSRLYDLLGPAMERISLQMESGQGIVGIPSGFHDLDRMTGGFKESDLVIVAGRPAMGKTSWVLNVALHAALEVKKSIAIFSLEMSKEQLTERLLTEQAQIDAQRMHRGLLSEAEFDRVSNALGPLGEAAIFIDDTPVMDELTLQLKARQAKMRHNIDMILIDYLQLMHGRARGDDNRVQEVSAISRALKGLARELRVPVIAISQLSRAPEQRPDKRPILSDLRESGCLAGDTPIYLPDTGTYAPIGELVGKSGFRVLALDQAGGRMEAKEVSNAFATGRKSVFRLSTGRGGGVRATANHRFLTLQGWRRLDELKAGDRIGSATETATRAAGAGEVRWDAIQSIAADGEEEVYDLTVNDLHNFTAGNVIVHNSIEQDSDVVMFLFRPEYYKSDERPGIAEVIVAKHRNGPTGMIELKFRRDHTRFYNLETRRPEPGTA